GAGATACGGCGCCACTCCCCGTCGTCCGCCGCGAACTTTCTTGCCATGAGCCAGATTCCCAGGACGATCTTCGGCTGCGCCCCCGTGCGCTCCATCGCTGCCCGTATCGTGGACAGGGACGCGAAGGGTGAAACTACGTACACTCCTGGACACAGCGCTGCCACCTTGGCGAACCTGGACGGGTAGGAGAGACCCGCAACGAGTACGTTGAGTCCTCCCATGGACTCACCCAGCAGGATCCGACGTCGAGGACGGCCCACCTTGGCCTCGATCTCCGGCAGACGCCCCATGAAGTCCTCGAGCAGACCACTTTCCGGTTGTCTGCCCTTGGGTGTCAGAAGCCAGGTCGGCCCATAGCTTACGGTGACGACCGTAGGCGGCACGGTTCCGGAACTCTGCCATTGCGCCTGTAGCATGGCCGTGATGTATGTGTTGTCGTTCCAGATCCGCTCGTCCAGGTTGCGCCCATGGAGGTGATAGACAACATCCCCATTCGTGCCTGCGGCGTCCCTGTACACACAATAGCGCACTGGCCCTGACCTATCACACCGCTGCACCGCCGGGCGGAAGGACACGGCTTGATTCCCCCGTACTCGGTTGACTTCCGTCCAGCCATAGCGGAGCAAGCCAATTCCAAGGAGAGCCAGCAGCCAATACCGATGTCGGCTTACAAAGAGAATCAAGAGGCACCGCCGCTATAGGACGTAGGACGTTGATCGTGTGCAGCCGAGCTTCGGCGAGCGCGGTTCACTTCGAGATCGGAAACCGGGTTGGGCGCACGCCAAAGGCGTGGGCTCCCCCTGCATATAGATGCATCTCGAAGGGCACCTTGTCTTCGCGTAACGCGGCGATTGGGACGGCACGGGGGCAACTCCTCCCGCGGGAGATTTGCCAGCCACATCGTGGTTCGCCGGAGCATGGAAGGGGGAGGGCGAAAGTGGCTCGCTCCGTCTCTTTTCCATTTTCTCACGCGATTGCGATCCGGAGATCGAGGACCGTTCCGCTCTCCGCGCGCTGCTCATCCCCCACTCGTTTCTGCACGACGGCGACCGATCGCACCTGGCCGGGCAGGAACGCCAAGCTGAGCAGGTAACCCAGCACCGCGCTTCCGCCATAGCCGACGAGCGGCGTGGGATAGTTTCCGAGCGCAGCGGCCAGCACGACCGCGAGCCACACCATCCCGAACACGCTGCACGAATCGCCGTTCCGTGAATCGAGTTTCCGTCCCGGGATCGCGGGGACGGCGAGCAGCAGCGCACCGCCGACCACCGCCAACCCCGCCAGGGGATGGACCTCGAACGCGGTGCGGAGGATCCGGTCCACGTACGGCACGGCCGGCAGCGTGTCCGGCCGAAGCAGCGTCACCGCGAAGCCGACCGCCGCGATCGCGAGTGCGGACACGACCCATCGGTCCGGCCGACGCACCGCGAGCACGGCCAGCGCGGCGGCGAGCACACCCGCCATTGCGCGGTCGGGCTGAAGCGCCAGCGCCACCGCGCCCAGGATCACGCCCAGCGCGGACAGGGTGTCGCGCTGCCGCGCAAACGCGACCAGCATCGCGGGAAGGAGGATTAGGCTGAGCTGCACGGCGAGGCCACCGACCCGGACCCAGCGGGAGGCACCCTCGACGGAAACCCCGAAGAGCGTCGCCGCGAGCAGGGCCCCGCCGAAAGCGAGCGTCACCCCACCCGGAAGGCGCGGGGCCTGCCCCGACGAGAAGCGCAGAACGCCGAAGAACGCGAGCCCCAGCACCAGAGCAAGCCCATTGACGACCAGATAACGCCGCGGCGCCCCCGCTGCGGCCATGTACGCCAGCCCCAGCCCGGTGGCGGCGATCGCGCACGCCACTCCGACCGCTCGCGGGTTCTCACGGAGGTCGTGGAACCACGATCCGAGCGCCCCGGTCCCGCGCGCGCGTCGGCTCGCTTCCTTGATGCTGTCGAGGTGCCCGAACTCGGCGCGTGCGCGCAGCATCGCGTCCTCGCGCGAGAGCCCCGCGCGCTCGTGTCGCTCGGCCTCGCGCTCCAGGTGGAAGCTCAGCTCCTCGTCGAGCTCGCGCTCGAGGGCGTCGCGGTCGAACAGCGCGCGCATTCGGAAGCGCACAACACTCCAGATCTCGCTCAGCATCGCGGTCACCCGATCTTGAGCACCAGCGACACGGCCCGCGTGAGCCGCGCCCAGGCGTCGGCCTCCACGTCGAGCTGCTTGCGGCCGGCGCGTGTCAGTTCGTAGAACTTGGCTCTGCGGTTGTTTTCCGAGGTGCCCCACTCGGCCTGGATCCAGCCACGCCGCTCCAGGCGGTGCAGGGCGGGATACAGCGAGCCCTGAGGCACCTGCAGCACTTCGTGCGACACCTGCCGGATGCGCTCGGAGATCGCCCAGCCGTGCATGGGCTGGGCAGAGAGGGCCTTCAGGATGAGCAGGTCGAGCGTGCCCTGGGGCAGGTCGAGACGGTCGTCGGTCATGGCAGTCCTTGTGTGGTCGGCTAAGGATACGCCGTCTCGTGTAGAAGCGCAAGGGGAGTGGTCTGTGGCTCACGTCGCGTGCCGTGGTGCCGGACAGGCGCGACCACACGCAGCAGCGCACGCATGCAAGCGTGTTTGCTTCTGTCTATCCTGCCGGGGTGAGGTTCAGGTGACGCGCCGCGGCAGGATCTGGAAGCCGGACTTCTGCAGGGCGGCGACGATGCGCTCGCGGCCTTCTTTGACGCCCCGTGCGGAAGCCCGACGATGCCAAAAGGAGGAGGGGAGGCCCTGCGCGACATCGGC
Above is a window of Longimicrobiaceae bacterium DNA encoding:
- a CDS encoding alpha/beta hydrolase-fold protein, with amino-acid sequence MYRDAAGTNGDVVYHLHGRNLDERIWNDNTYITAMLQAQWQSSGTVPPTVVTVSYGPTWLLTPKGRQPESGLLEDFMGRLPEIEAKVGRPRRRILLGESMGGLNVLVAGLSYPSRFAKVAALCPGVYVVSPFASLSTIRAAMERTGAQPKIVLGIWLMARKFAADDGEWRRISPLNLVERAEPDYPALYLSCGLYDAYGNYEGTQRLASIARRRGVRTEWHPLYGGHCAVDVPSLAEFLLN
- a CDS encoding permease prefix domain 1-containing protein; protein product: MLSEIWSVVRFRMRALFDRDALERELDEELSFHLEREAERHERAGLSREDAMLRARAEFGHLDSIKEASRRARGTGALGSWFHDLRENPRAVGVACAIAATGLGLAYMAAAGAPRRYLVVNGLALVLGLAFFGVLRFSSGQAPRLPGGVTLAFGGALLAATLFGVSVEGASRWVRVGGLAVQLSLILLPAMLVAFARQRDTLSALGVILGAVALALQPDRAMAGVLAAALAVLAVRRPDRWVVSALAIAAVGFAVTLLRPDTLPAVPYVDRILRTAFEVHPLAGLAVVGGALLLAVPAIPGRKLDSRNGDSCSVFGMVWLAVVLAAALGNYPTPLVGYGGSAVLGYLLSLAFLPGQVRSVAVVQKRVGDEQRAESGTVLDLRIAIA
- a CDS encoding PadR family transcriptional regulator; translated protein: MTDDRLDLPQGTLDLLILKALSAQPMHGWAISERIRQVSHEVLQVPQGSLYPALHRLERRGWIQAEWGTSENNRRAKFYELTRAGRKQLDVEADAWARLTRAVSLVLKIG